The following coding sequences lie in one Niabella agricola genomic window:
- a CDS encoding polysaccharide biosynthesis/export family protein, which translates to MYKIRRTNAILVGALVLALTACKTYQKVPYFRNIPADSSAYSSGRLIQTVDYRALKVKPDDLLGITISTLDNSAAMLTETATRLQGATGAIASQAGNGFLVSEAGTIELPLLGTLQVEGLTTAQIKTQIQAKAAMYYKNPVVSVRLLNFKITVLGEVSRPGTYFVTGEKATLLDALGLAGDLTIYGNRQNVLLLRDVDGKQRTIRFDLNSGQALTSPYLYLQQNDVVYVEPGKAKAAANNAARTQTFAIIGSIVSVLIVALSRVR; encoded by the coding sequence ATGTATAAAATCAGAAGAACAAATGCCATACTGGTTGGTGCACTTGTGCTGGCACTGACTGCTTGTAAAACGTATCAGAAAGTTCCCTACTTCAGGAATATTCCGGCAGACAGTTCGGCATATTCAAGCGGGCGCCTGATTCAGACGGTAGATTACCGGGCGCTTAAAGTTAAACCGGATGATCTCCTCGGAATTACCATCAGTACGTTGGATAACAGCGCTGCGATGTTAACAGAAACCGCCACCAGGTTGCAGGGGGCAACCGGTGCAATAGCATCCCAGGCTGGCAACGGTTTTCTGGTAAGTGAGGCCGGCACCATCGAACTGCCGCTTCTTGGCACATTGCAGGTAGAAGGGCTTACCACAGCGCAAATAAAAACACAGATACAAGCCAAAGCGGCTATGTATTATAAGAACCCGGTAGTTAGTGTAAGGTTGCTGAATTTTAAAATAACGGTGCTGGGTGAAGTAAGCCGGCCCGGAACATATTTTGTAACCGGTGAAAAGGCTACCCTATTGGATGCGCTCGGTCTTGCCGGAGATCTTACGATTTACGGCAACCGGCAGAATGTACTGTTGCTGCGCGATGTTGATGGAAAACAGAGAACCATACGGTTTGATCTGAATAGCGGACAGGCACTTACATCGCCCTATTTATATCTTCAGCAAAATGATGTGGTGTATGTGGAGCCTGGTAAGGCGAAGGCGGCTGCAAATAACGCAGCACGTACCCAAACCTTTGCGATTATCGGTTCCATTGTGTCGGTGTTGATTGTGGCACTATCGAGAGTGCGGTAG